Proteins from a genomic interval of Narcine bancroftii isolate sNarBan1 chromosome 12, sNarBan1.hap1, whole genome shotgun sequence:
- the amdhd2 gene encoding N-acetylglucosamine-6-phosphate deacetylase isoform X2, with protein MPSNKSVSDAPITKFKNCCILKDHRLQREDLWVREGKILNPEKLFFDEKGFTDIEVDCEGSIVAPGFIDTQINGGYGFDFSSAAASVRHGVSCVAKKLLSTGVTSFCPTLITSPPSVYHQIIPQIEVQEGGLGGAGVLGLHLEGPFISREKKGAHPEEHLRTFERHGFQDVLDTYGQLDNALIVTLAPELERSDEVIHKLVSRGIRVSLGHSVADLSQAEAAVWHGATFITHLFNAMLPFHHRDPGIVGLLTSDRIPSRRPVFYGMIADGIHTNPAALRIAYRAHPQGLVLVSDAIMAMGLPSGRHTLGQQEIIIDGANAYVAGCSVEAALEAASLHPAQLLGIQDAKGTLDYGSDADLVLLDQELNVRGTYIAGELVWKDGACTGRPGDQEADVPVL; from the exons ATGCCATCCAATAAGTCAGTCTCGGATGCCCCTATTACCAAGTTCAAGAACTGCTGTATTCTGAAGGATCACAGGCTACAGAG GGAGGACCTTTGGGTGAGGGAAGGGAAGATCCTGAACCCAGAGAAGTTGTTCTTCGATGAGAAAGGATTCACAGATATTGAGGTGGATTGTGAGGGCAGCATTGTTGCACCAGGATTCATCGACACACAGATTAACG GCGGTTACGGGTTTGACTTCTCCTCTGCTGCGGCCAGTGTGAGGCACGGCGTTTCCTGTGTGGCCAAGAAGCTCCTATCCACTGGGGTGACATCCTTCTGTCCCACCCTGATCACCTCACCCCCTTCCGTGTATCACCAG ATCATTCCTCAGATAgaagtgcaggagggagggctcgGTGGAGCAGGGGTCCTCG GCCTGCACCTGGAGGGGCCATTCATCAGCCGAGAAAAGAAGGGGGCTCACCCTGAGGAGCACCTGCGGACATTCGAGCGGCACGGGTTCCAGGATGTTCTGGACACCTACGGCCAGTTGGACAACGCCCTCATCGTCACCCTGGCCCCCGAGCTGGAGAGAAGCGATGAGGTGATCCACAAGCTGGTTTCACGAGGAATCCGGGTCTCGCTGG GGCACTCAGTGGCTGACCTGTCGCAGGCTGAAGCTGCCGTCTGGCACGGTGCCACTTTCATCACTCACCTCTTCAACGCCATGCTGCCC TTTCACCATCGGGACCCTGGCATTGTTGGACTGCTGACCAGTGACCGAATCCCCAGCCGCCGGCCGGTCTTCTACGGAATGATTGCTGACGGGATCCACACCAACCCGGCTGCCCTGAGGATCGCCTATAGAGCTCACCCGCAAG GTCTGGTGCTGGTGAGTGATGCCATCATGGCGATGGGACTTCCGTCGGGCAGACACACCCTGGGCCAGCAGGAGATCATCATTGATGGGGCAAATGCCTATGTGGCAG GCTGCTCGGTGGAGGCAGCGCTGGAGGCAGCTTCTCTGCACCCCGCTCAGCTCCTGGGGATACAGGATGCGAAGGGGACGCTGGACTACGGCTCGGACGCAG ACCTGGTGTTGCTGGATCAGGAGCTGAACGTGCGGGGCACGTACATTGCTGGGGAGCTAGTGTGGAAGGATGGTGCGTGCACTGGAAGACCGGGTGACCAGGAGGCTGATGTGCCCGTGCTCTGA
- the amdhd2 gene encoding N-acetylglucosamine-6-phosphate deacetylase isoform X1 — protein MPSNKSVSDAPITKFKNCCILKDHRLQREDLWVREGKILNPEKLFFDEKGFTDIEVDCEGSIVAPGFIDTQINGGYGFDFSSAAASVRHGVSCVAKKLLSTGVTSFCPTLITSPPSVYHQIIPQIEVQEGGLGGAGVLGLHLEGPFISREKKGAHPEEHLRTFERHGFQDVLDTYGQLDNALIVTLAPELERSDEVIHKLVSRGIRVSLGHSVADLSQAEAAVWHGATFITHLFNAMLPFHHRDPGIVGLLTSDRIPSRRPVFYGMIADGIHTNPAALRIAYRAHPQGLVLVSDAIMAMGLPSGRHTLGQQEIIIDGANAYVAGTRTLSGSVATMDKCVRHLRQAAGCSVEAALEAASLHPAQLLGIQDAKGTLDYGSDADLVLLDQELNVRGTYIAGELVWKDGACTGRPGDQEADVPVL, from the exons ATGCCATCCAATAAGTCAGTCTCGGATGCCCCTATTACCAAGTTCAAGAACTGCTGTATTCTGAAGGATCACAGGCTACAGAG GGAGGACCTTTGGGTGAGGGAAGGGAAGATCCTGAACCCAGAGAAGTTGTTCTTCGATGAGAAAGGATTCACAGATATTGAGGTGGATTGTGAGGGCAGCATTGTTGCACCAGGATTCATCGACACACAGATTAACG GCGGTTACGGGTTTGACTTCTCCTCTGCTGCGGCCAGTGTGAGGCACGGCGTTTCCTGTGTGGCCAAGAAGCTCCTATCCACTGGGGTGACATCCTTCTGTCCCACCCTGATCACCTCACCCCCTTCCGTGTATCACCAG ATCATTCCTCAGATAgaagtgcaggagggagggctcgGTGGAGCAGGGGTCCTCG GCCTGCACCTGGAGGGGCCATTCATCAGCCGAGAAAAGAAGGGGGCTCACCCTGAGGAGCACCTGCGGACATTCGAGCGGCACGGGTTCCAGGATGTTCTGGACACCTACGGCCAGTTGGACAACGCCCTCATCGTCACCCTGGCCCCCGAGCTGGAGAGAAGCGATGAGGTGATCCACAAGCTGGTTTCACGAGGAATCCGGGTCTCGCTGG GGCACTCAGTGGCTGACCTGTCGCAGGCTGAAGCTGCCGTCTGGCACGGTGCCACTTTCATCACTCACCTCTTCAACGCCATGCTGCCC TTTCACCATCGGGACCCTGGCATTGTTGGACTGCTGACCAGTGACCGAATCCCCAGCCGCCGGCCGGTCTTCTACGGAATGATTGCTGACGGGATCCACACCAACCCGGCTGCCCTGAGGATCGCCTATAGAGCTCACCCGCAAG GTCTGGTGCTGGTGAGTGATGCCATCATGGCGATGGGACTTCCGTCGGGCAGACACACCCTGGGCCAGCAGGAGATCATCATTGATGGGGCAAATGCCTATGTGGCAG GGACCAGGACACTGAGTGGGAGTGTGGCCACCATGGACAAGTGCGTGCGGCACCTACGGCAGGCAGCAG GCTGCTCGGTGGAGGCAGCGCTGGAGGCAGCTTCTCTGCACCCCGCTCAGCTCCTGGGGATACAGGATGCGAAGGGGACGCTGGACTACGGCTCGGACGCAG ACCTGGTGTTGCTGGATCAGGAGCTGAACGTGCGGGGCACGTACATTGCTGGGGAGCTAGTGTGGAAGGATGGTGCGTGCACTGGAAGACCGGGTGACCAGGAGGCTGATGTGCCCGTGCTCTGA
- the amdhd2 gene encoding N-acetylglucosamine-6-phosphate deacetylase isoform X3 has protein sequence MPSNKSVSDAPITKFKNCCILKDHRLQREDLWVREGKILNPEKLFFDEKGFTDIEVDCEGSIVAPGFIDTQINGGYGFDFSSAAASVRHGVSCVAKKLLSTGVTSFCPTLITSPPSVYHQIIPQIEVQEGGLGGAGVLGLHLEGPFISREKKGAHPEEHLRTFERHGFQDVLDTYGQLDNALIVTLAPELERSDEVIHKLVSRGIRVSLGHSVADLSQAEAAVWHGATFITHLFNAMLPFHHRDPGIVGLLTSDRIPSRRPVFYGMIADGIHTNPAALRIAYRAHPQGLVLVSDAIMAMGLPSGRHTLGQQEIIIDGANAYVAGTRTLSGSVATMDKCVRHLRQAAGEH, from the exons ATGCCATCCAATAAGTCAGTCTCGGATGCCCCTATTACCAAGTTCAAGAACTGCTGTATTCTGAAGGATCACAGGCTACAGAG GGAGGACCTTTGGGTGAGGGAAGGGAAGATCCTGAACCCAGAGAAGTTGTTCTTCGATGAGAAAGGATTCACAGATATTGAGGTGGATTGTGAGGGCAGCATTGTTGCACCAGGATTCATCGACACACAGATTAACG GCGGTTACGGGTTTGACTTCTCCTCTGCTGCGGCCAGTGTGAGGCACGGCGTTTCCTGTGTGGCCAAGAAGCTCCTATCCACTGGGGTGACATCCTTCTGTCCCACCCTGATCACCTCACCCCCTTCCGTGTATCACCAG ATCATTCCTCAGATAgaagtgcaggagggagggctcgGTGGAGCAGGGGTCCTCG GCCTGCACCTGGAGGGGCCATTCATCAGCCGAGAAAAGAAGGGGGCTCACCCTGAGGAGCACCTGCGGACATTCGAGCGGCACGGGTTCCAGGATGTTCTGGACACCTACGGCCAGTTGGACAACGCCCTCATCGTCACCCTGGCCCCCGAGCTGGAGAGAAGCGATGAGGTGATCCACAAGCTGGTTTCACGAGGAATCCGGGTCTCGCTGG GGCACTCAGTGGCTGACCTGTCGCAGGCTGAAGCTGCCGTCTGGCACGGTGCCACTTTCATCACTCACCTCTTCAACGCCATGCTGCCC TTTCACCATCGGGACCCTGGCATTGTTGGACTGCTGACCAGTGACCGAATCCCCAGCCGCCGGCCGGTCTTCTACGGAATGATTGCTGACGGGATCCACACCAACCCGGCTGCCCTGAGGATCGCCTATAGAGCTCACCCGCAAG GTCTGGTGCTGGTGAGTGATGCCATCATGGCGATGGGACTTCCGTCGGGCAGACACACCCTGGGCCAGCAGGAGATCATCATTGATGGGGCAAATGCCTATGTGGCAG GGACCAGGACACTGAGTGGGAGTGTGGCCACCATGGACAAGTGCGTGCGGCACCTACGGCAGGCAGCAGGTGAG